The Sporolituus thermophilus DSM 23256 DNA segment GACCATGCTGTTAAAACGGGCAAAAAACCAAACCGAAAGGATGCTGGCCCATGCTGTACAGCGTTAGGATGCGCGCCGCCCAGGGCGGCGCCCATGAGGCGGGCGGACGCCATATTTCCGGGGCCGAACGGATAGCCGGCGCCGGCGACCTGGCCGCCCTGGCAGCGGCGATGGTGACGCGGGCGCTGTCGCACAGCCGGGGACGGGCCGACTTTATTAATATTACCGTCGAAGCAATAAATGAAGAAAATGTCTGCCGCGTGCCGCTGCTGCCGGTCACGACGGTAGCCGTTCCCGACGTTCATGCCGGGCGTGAGGCGGCGGTTGCTCAGCTGATCAAAGCCGGTGTTGCTCCCGCGGCGGCCCGGCAGGGCCTGGCGGCCCTGCTGGGCCTGGCCGACAGTATGCGTGGCGCCATGCTGGTTTGCGCGGAGTCTGGCCGCCGACTGGACAATACGGCGATGCGCGGTGTCCGCGTGTCGCGCATGGATGCCGTCGACCCGGCCGGACTGACGGCTGTTCTTAGCCGCCGGGGGCTGGACAACGCCCATGTGCGGGAAGCGCTGGTGCTGGCGGCCAAGGTGGCTGCCGCTCCCGGCGTGGTCGCCGAACTGTGCTGGTCCGACGACCCGGAGTACACGGCCGGCTATGTGGCGAGCAAAGACGGCTACTATCGTTTTCCCTACTTGAAACCGTATGGGTCGCCGGTGGGCGGGCGGGTCTTTTTTGTCACGCCCGGCAGTGATCTGACGGCGCTGATTGAATATTTGGAGCGTCAGCCCGTGTTGGTGACGGTGCCGGAGGAGGCGAGCGAATGCAGTTTCTGACCGAGGCGCTGGCCGCAATAAAACGGCATGGCTTGTACCGGCAGATTCCTGATTACGACCCGGTCGATGCCACCCATGTGATGGAAGGCGGCCGGCGGTATTTAATGCTGGCGTCCAATAATTACCTGGGACTGACCCATGACCCTGCTGTCCGCGAGGCGGCGGCCGCGGCCGCCTTGCGGTATGGCGCCGGTTCCGGCGGCGCCCGGCTGACGACCGGCAGCCACCCCCTGTTTGCCGAACTGGAGCGGGAGTTGGCGGCGTTCAAAGGGACGGAGGCGGCGCTGGTGTTCAATACCGGCTATATGGCCAATGTGGGCGTCATCAGCGCTTTGGCCGGGCCGGGCGACGTTATTTTCAGCGATGAGCTCAATCACGCCAGCATCATCGACGGCTGCCGGCTGGCCCGGGCCAAGGTGGTGATTTACCGCCACGCCGATGCCGGCCACCTGGCCGAATGCCTGGCGACAACGCCGTGCACCGGCCGTCGCCTGATTGTTACCGACGGCGTGTTCAGTATGGACGGCGATATTGCGCCCCTGGACCAAATCGTGCCACTGGCCGAGCGATATGACGCCCTCGTCATGGTGGACGATGCCCATGCCACCGGTGTCATCGGCCCGGGCGGCCGCGGGACGGCCGCCCACTTCGGGCTCAAGGGGCGGGTGCATATTGAAATGGGCACGCTGAGCAAGGCGCTGGCGGCCGAAGGCGGCTATGTGGCCGGCCGGCGCGAGCTAATTGATTATCTGGTTAATAAAGCGCGCAGTTTTATATTTTCCACCGCCCTCGCCCCGGCGACGGTGGCGGCGGCCACGGCGGCGCTCAGGCAGCTGGCCGTCCGGTCCGACCTGGTGGAACGGCTCCTGGCTAACGCCCGGTTTCTGCGCGACCGCTTAAACGAAGCGGGCATTGACGTTGCGGCGAGTCCTACCGCCATCATTCCCATTATCGTCGGCGAGGCAGACGCGGCGGTGACTATGGCCCGCAGCCTCAAACAAGCCGGCCTGATTGTTTCCGCCATCCGGCCGCCGACCGTCCCGCCCGGCGCCAGCCGGCTTCGCCTGACGGTATCGGCGGCGCATTCCAGGGAAGAACTGGCGGCGGCCGCCGCGCACATTATTGCCGCCGGACGGCGACTGGGAATTGTGAAGGAGTGAAAATTTATGGCCGGACTGTTTATTACCGCGACCGACACCGAAGTAGGCAAAACGGTGATTACCGGCGCACTGGCGGCGGCGCTCAGGCAGCGCGGTCTGGCGGTGGGCGTGATGAAGCCGGTGGCTTCCGGCGGCGTCATTAGCCAGGACGGTAAGCTCTTAGCCGAGGACGCGACTTTCCTCATGCGGGCCGCCGGCTTGGCGGAAAGCGAGCGGCCTTCCGTCAACCCCGTCTGTTTGGCGCCGGCCCTCACCCCGGCGGTCGCCGCGGTCGCAAGCGGTGTAACGCTAAACATACCTGACCTGGTTACCGCCTGTCGCTGTCTGCTAAACCGCTACCCACTGGCGCTGATCGAGGGCGTGGGCGGCATTACCGCCCCTATTTGGGAGGAGTACCTGGTAGCCGACCTGATGGCCGAGCTGGCGCTGCCCGCCCTGGTGGTGGCCCGCCCCAACCTGGGCACTATCAACCATACGGTGCTGACGGTTGACTATGCCCGACGCCGCGGCATCAAGGTGGCCGGGATCATCATCAACGGCTGGGACGAGGCGAAAGCCGGCGTCCTCGAGCGGAGCAACGTGGCGTACATCGAGCGGCTGACCGGCGTGCCGGTGCTGGGCAAGTTTCCCTACAGCCCAGGCATTAGCGTGCCGGAAGCCAAGGTAACGGGACTGGCCGCCCTGGCCGAACGGCATTTGGCCATTGACCGGATTATCGATCTGTTGGGAGGCACCGACCATGCAGGATATTGAACGGAAAGACAAGACCTATGTCTGGCACCCTTTCACCCAGATGCAGGATTGGGTGGCGAACAAGCAGCTGGTTATCGCCGCCGGCGAGGGGATTAAACTGATTGATACCGATGGCAAGGCTTATTATGACGGTGTTTCGTCCCTGTGGCTCAACGTCCACGGCCATCGCAAGGCCGCCATCGACCAGGCCATTATCGACCAGTTGGGCAAAATTGCCCACACCACCATGCTGGGCCTGGCCAATATTCCGGCCGCCGAACTGGCGGAGCAGCTTGTCGGGATCGCCCCGCCCGGCCTGACGCGGGTCTTTTATTCGGACAGCGGTTCGACGGCGGTGGAGATCGCCGTAAAGATGGCGTACCAATACTGGCAGCTCAAAGGCCAAACGCAGAAAAAGAAGTTTATCACCCTGACCAACGCCTACCATGGCGACACGGTCGGCTCGGTCAGTGTCGGCGGCATCGACCTCTTTCATCGCATTTTCGCGCCCCTCTTGTTCGAGACCGTCCATGCCCCGTCGCCGTCCTGTTTTCACTGTACGCTGGGCGCTTC contains these protein-coding regions:
- a CDS encoding 6-carboxyhexanoate--CoA ligase, with the protein product MLYSVRMRAAQGGAHEAGGRHISGAERIAGAGDLAALAAAMVTRALSHSRGRADFINITVEAINEENVCRVPLLPVTTVAVPDVHAGREAAVAQLIKAGVAPAAARQGLAALLGLADSMRGAMLVCAESGRRLDNTAMRGVRVSRMDAVDPAGLTAVLSRRGLDNAHVREALVLAAKVAAAPGVVAELCWSDDPEYTAGYVASKDGYYRFPYLKPYGSPVGGRVFFVTPGSDLTALIEYLERQPVLVTVPEEASECSF
- the bioF gene encoding 8-amino-7-oxononanoate synthase → MQFLTEALAAIKRHGLYRQIPDYDPVDATHVMEGGRRYLMLASNNYLGLTHDPAVREAAAAAALRYGAGSGGARLTTGSHPLFAELERELAAFKGTEAALVFNTGYMANVGVISALAGPGDVIFSDELNHASIIDGCRLARAKVVIYRHADAGHLAECLATTPCTGRRLIVTDGVFSMDGDIAPLDQIVPLAERYDALVMVDDAHATGVIGPGGRGTAAHFGLKGRVHIEMGTLSKALAAEGGYVAGRRELIDYLVNKARSFIFSTALAPATVAAATAALRQLAVRSDLVERLLANARFLRDRLNEAGIDVAASPTAIIPIIVGEADAAVTMARSLKQAGLIVSAIRPPTVPPGASRLRLTVSAAHSREELAAAAAHIIAAGRRLGIVKE
- the bioD gene encoding dethiobiotin synthase, which translates into the protein MAGLFITATDTEVGKTVITGALAAALRQRGLAVGVMKPVASGGVISQDGKLLAEDATFLMRAAGLAESERPSVNPVCLAPALTPAVAAVASGVTLNIPDLVTACRCLLNRYPLALIEGVGGITAPIWEEYLVADLMAELALPALVVARPNLGTINHTVLTVDYARRRGIKVAGIIINGWDEAKAGVLERSNVAYIERLTGVPVLGKFPYSPGISVPEAKVTGLAALAERHLAIDRIIDLLGGTDHAGY